A genomic stretch from Acinonyx jubatus isolate Ajub_Pintada_27869175 chromosome E2, VMU_Ajub_asm_v1.0, whole genome shotgun sequence includes:
- the CDH5 gene encoding cadherin-5 isoform X1 has translation MTGGSSVVPGSCSDPRVVTTMPSWCPLSLPRLVPLGKMQVLTVLLASAGMCLGLLVAPEEGTDLAQPAAPRRQKRDWIWNQMHIDEEKNTSLPHYVGKIKSSVNRKNAKYLLRGESAGKVFRVNEDSGDVYAFERLDREKIPEYHLTALVVDKDTNNDLESPSSFTIKVHDVNDNWPVFTHRLFNASVPEMSAVGTSVIRVTAVDADDPTVADHASVMYQILKGEEYFAIDGSGLIFTTTKNLDRETQAKYEIVVEARDAQGLRGDSGTATVLVTLQDVNDNFPIFTQTKYTFAVPEDIRVGSSLGSLFVEDPDEPQNRMTKYSIVQGEYRDTFTIETDPNHNEGIIKPMKPLDYEYIQQYIFTIEATDPTINLHHLSSASTRKTARVIINVTDVDEPPSFQQPFYHFQLWENQKKPLIGSVRAKDPDAARRSIGYSIRTTSDKGQFFRITKQGDIYNEKELDREVYPWYNLTVEAKELDSSGYSTGKESIVQVHIEVMDENDNAPEFAQPYEPRVCENAAQGKLVVQISAIDKDITPRDVKFKFSLSTEDSNFTLTDNHDNTANITVKYGQFDRERAKVHYLPVLISDNGRPSLTGTSTLVVTVCKCNEHGEFTYCEEMAAQAGVSIQALVAIFLCILTITVITLLIFLRRRLRKQARAHGKSVPEIHEQLVTYDEEGGGEMDTTSYDVSVLNSVRQGGAKPPRPTLEARPSVYAQVQKPPRHGAVHGGPGEMAAMIEVKKDEADHDGAGPPYDTLHIYGYEGSESIAESLSSLGTDSSDSDVDYDFLNDWGPRFKMLAELYRSDPQVELVY, from the exons atgaCAGGAGGAAGTTCAGTTGTCCCTGGGAGCTGCTCAGACCCCAGGGTGGTGACTACCATGCCCTCATGGTGTCCCCTCTCTTTACCCAGATTGGTGCCTCTCGGGAAGATGCAGGTGCTGACGGTGCTGCTCGCCTCGGCAGGCATGTGCCTGGGCCTACTGGTGGCACCCGAGGAAGGCACTGACCTTGCCCAACCGGCCGCCCCCCGGCGCCAGAAGAGGGACTGGATTTGGAACCAGATGCACATCGATGAAGAGAAAAACACCTCGCTGCCCCATTATGTGGGCAAG ATCAAATCAAGTGTGAACCGCAAGAACGCCAAGTACCTGCTCAGAGGAGAGTCTGCCGGCAAGGTCTTCCGGGTCAATGAGGACTCAGGGGACGTGTATGCCTTTGAGAGGCTGGACAGGGAGAAGATCCCAGAGTACCACCTTACTGCCCTCGTGGTAGACAAGGACACCAATAATGACTTAGAGTCTCCTTCCAGCTTCACCATCAAAGTTCATGATGTGAATGACAACTGGCCTGTGTTCACGCACCGGTTGTTCAACGCCTCTGTGCCAGAGATGTCAGCCGTGG GGACCTCAGTCATCCGTGTGACAGCCGTTGATGCAGATGACCCCACCGTGGCAGACCACGCCAGTGTCATGTACCAAATCCTGAAGGGAGAAGAATATTTTGCTATTGATGGTTCTG GACTCATTTTCACTACAACCAAAAACTTGGACCGAGAGACGCAGGCCAAGTATGAGATCGTGGTGGAAGCACGAGATGCCCAGGGACTCCGAGGGGACTCAGGCACAGCCACGGTGCTGGTCACTCTGCAGGACGTCAATGACAATTTCCCCATCTTCACCCAAA CCAAGTACACATTTGCGGTGCCTGAAGACATCCGTGTGGGCAGCTCCTTGGGCTCTCTGTTTGTTGAGGACCCAGATGAGCCCCAGAACCGGATGACCAAGTACAGCATCGTGCAAGGCGAATACAGGGACACCTTCACCATCGAGACGGACCCCAACCACAACGAGGGAATCATCAAGCCCATGAAG CCCCTGGACTATGAATACATTCAGCAATACATCTTCACCATCGAGGCCACGGATCCCACCATCAACCTCCACCACCTAAGCAGCGCCTCCACCAGAAAAACTGCCCGAGTCATCATCAACGTCACAGATGTGGATGAGCCCCCCAGCTTCCAGCAGCCCTTCTACCACTTCCAGCTGTGGGAGAACCAGAAGAAACCTCTGATTGGCTCAGTGAGGGCCAAAGACCCTGACGCAGCTCGGCGGAGCATTGG ATACTCCATCCGCACGACCAGTGACAAGGGCCAGTTCTTCCGAATAACCAAACAAGGGGACATTTACAATGAGAAAGAGCTGGACAGAGAAGTCTACCCCTGGTATAACCTGACAGTGGAGGCCAAAGAACTGGATTCCAGCG GGTACTCCACAGGCAAAGAATCCATTGTTCAAGTCCACATTGAAGTTATGGATGAAAATGACAACGCTCCAGAGTTCGCCCAGCCCTATGAGCCCAGAGTGTGTGAGAATGCTGCCCAGGGCAAG CTGGTCGTGCAAATCTCGGCAATAGATAAGGACATAACGCCACGAgatgtgaaattcaaattctCTCTGAGCACTGAGGACAGCAACTTCACCCTGACAGATAATCACG ATAACACGGCCAACATCACAGTCAAGTACGGACAGTTTGACCGGGAGCGTGCCAAGGTCCACTATCTGCCTGTGCTCATCTCAGACAACGGGAGGCCGAGCCTCACAGGCACCAGCACACTGGTCGTGACTGTCTGCAAGTGCAATGAGCATGGCGAGTTCACCTACTGTGAGGAGATGGCTGCCCAAGCAGGTGTCAGCATCCAGGCGCTGGTAGCCatcttcctctgcatcctcaccatcACAG TGATCACCCTCCTCATCTTCCTGCGGCGGCGGCTCCGGAAGCAGGCCCGCGCCCACGGCAAGAGCGTGCCCGAGATCCACGAGCAGCTGGTCACCTATGACGAGGAGGGCGGAGGCGAGATGGACACCACCAGCTACGACGTGTCGGTGCTCAACTCGGTGCGGCAGGGCGGGGCCAAGCCCCCGCGGCCCACGCTGGAGGCGCGGCCGTCCGTCTACGCGCAGGTGCAGAAGCCTCCGCGGCACGGCGCGGTGCACGGCGGGCCGGGGGAGATGGCCGCCATGATCGAGGTGAAGAAGGACGAGGCCGACCACGACGGCGCAGGCCCGCCCTACGACACGCTGCACATCTACGGCTACGAGGGCTCCGAGTCCATCGCCGAGTCCCTCAGCTCTCTGGGCACCGATTCATCCGACTCGGACGTCGATTACGACTTCCTCAACGACTGGGGCCCCAGGTTCAAGATGCTGGCGGAGCTGTACCGCTCAGACCCCCAGGTGGAGCTGGTGTACTAG
- the CDH5 gene encoding cadherin-5 isoform X2: protein MQVLTVLLASAGMCLGLLVAPEEGTDLAQPAAPRRQKRDWIWNQMHIDEEKNTSLPHYVGKIKSSVNRKNAKYLLRGESAGKVFRVNEDSGDVYAFERLDREKIPEYHLTALVVDKDTNNDLESPSSFTIKVHDVNDNWPVFTHRLFNASVPEMSAVGTSVIRVTAVDADDPTVADHASVMYQILKGEEYFAIDGSGLIFTTTKNLDRETQAKYEIVVEARDAQGLRGDSGTATVLVTLQDVNDNFPIFTQTKYTFAVPEDIRVGSSLGSLFVEDPDEPQNRMTKYSIVQGEYRDTFTIETDPNHNEGIIKPMKPLDYEYIQQYIFTIEATDPTINLHHLSSASTRKTARVIINVTDVDEPPSFQQPFYHFQLWENQKKPLIGSVRAKDPDAARRSIGYSIRTTSDKGQFFRITKQGDIYNEKELDREVYPWYNLTVEAKELDSSGYSTGKESIVQVHIEVMDENDNAPEFAQPYEPRVCENAAQGKLVVQISAIDKDITPRDVKFKFSLSTEDSNFTLTDNHDNTANITVKYGQFDRERAKVHYLPVLISDNGRPSLTGTSTLVVTVCKCNEHGEFTYCEEMAAQAGVSIQALVAIFLCILTITVITLLIFLRRRLRKQARAHGKSVPEIHEQLVTYDEEGGGEMDTTSYDVSVLNSVRQGGAKPPRPTLEARPSVYAQVQKPPRHGAVHGGPGEMAAMIEVKKDEADHDGAGPPYDTLHIYGYEGSESIAESLSSLGTDSSDSDVDYDFLNDWGPRFKMLAELYRSDPQVELVY, encoded by the exons ATGCAGGTGCTGACGGTGCTGCTCGCCTCGGCAGGCATGTGCCTGGGCCTACTGGTGGCACCCGAGGAAGGCACTGACCTTGCCCAACCGGCCGCCCCCCGGCGCCAGAAGAGGGACTGGATTTGGAACCAGATGCACATCGATGAAGAGAAAAACACCTCGCTGCCCCATTATGTGGGCAAG ATCAAATCAAGTGTGAACCGCAAGAACGCCAAGTACCTGCTCAGAGGAGAGTCTGCCGGCAAGGTCTTCCGGGTCAATGAGGACTCAGGGGACGTGTATGCCTTTGAGAGGCTGGACAGGGAGAAGATCCCAGAGTACCACCTTACTGCCCTCGTGGTAGACAAGGACACCAATAATGACTTAGAGTCTCCTTCCAGCTTCACCATCAAAGTTCATGATGTGAATGACAACTGGCCTGTGTTCACGCACCGGTTGTTCAACGCCTCTGTGCCAGAGATGTCAGCCGTGG GGACCTCAGTCATCCGTGTGACAGCCGTTGATGCAGATGACCCCACCGTGGCAGACCACGCCAGTGTCATGTACCAAATCCTGAAGGGAGAAGAATATTTTGCTATTGATGGTTCTG GACTCATTTTCACTACAACCAAAAACTTGGACCGAGAGACGCAGGCCAAGTATGAGATCGTGGTGGAAGCACGAGATGCCCAGGGACTCCGAGGGGACTCAGGCACAGCCACGGTGCTGGTCACTCTGCAGGACGTCAATGACAATTTCCCCATCTTCACCCAAA CCAAGTACACATTTGCGGTGCCTGAAGACATCCGTGTGGGCAGCTCCTTGGGCTCTCTGTTTGTTGAGGACCCAGATGAGCCCCAGAACCGGATGACCAAGTACAGCATCGTGCAAGGCGAATACAGGGACACCTTCACCATCGAGACGGACCCCAACCACAACGAGGGAATCATCAAGCCCATGAAG CCCCTGGACTATGAATACATTCAGCAATACATCTTCACCATCGAGGCCACGGATCCCACCATCAACCTCCACCACCTAAGCAGCGCCTCCACCAGAAAAACTGCCCGAGTCATCATCAACGTCACAGATGTGGATGAGCCCCCCAGCTTCCAGCAGCCCTTCTACCACTTCCAGCTGTGGGAGAACCAGAAGAAACCTCTGATTGGCTCAGTGAGGGCCAAAGACCCTGACGCAGCTCGGCGGAGCATTGG ATACTCCATCCGCACGACCAGTGACAAGGGCCAGTTCTTCCGAATAACCAAACAAGGGGACATTTACAATGAGAAAGAGCTGGACAGAGAAGTCTACCCCTGGTATAACCTGACAGTGGAGGCCAAAGAACTGGATTCCAGCG GGTACTCCACAGGCAAAGAATCCATTGTTCAAGTCCACATTGAAGTTATGGATGAAAATGACAACGCTCCAGAGTTCGCCCAGCCCTATGAGCCCAGAGTGTGTGAGAATGCTGCCCAGGGCAAG CTGGTCGTGCAAATCTCGGCAATAGATAAGGACATAACGCCACGAgatgtgaaattcaaattctCTCTGAGCACTGAGGACAGCAACTTCACCCTGACAGATAATCACG ATAACACGGCCAACATCACAGTCAAGTACGGACAGTTTGACCGGGAGCGTGCCAAGGTCCACTATCTGCCTGTGCTCATCTCAGACAACGGGAGGCCGAGCCTCACAGGCACCAGCACACTGGTCGTGACTGTCTGCAAGTGCAATGAGCATGGCGAGTTCACCTACTGTGAGGAGATGGCTGCCCAAGCAGGTGTCAGCATCCAGGCGCTGGTAGCCatcttcctctgcatcctcaccatcACAG TGATCACCCTCCTCATCTTCCTGCGGCGGCGGCTCCGGAAGCAGGCCCGCGCCCACGGCAAGAGCGTGCCCGAGATCCACGAGCAGCTGGTCACCTATGACGAGGAGGGCGGAGGCGAGATGGACACCACCAGCTACGACGTGTCGGTGCTCAACTCGGTGCGGCAGGGCGGGGCCAAGCCCCCGCGGCCCACGCTGGAGGCGCGGCCGTCCGTCTACGCGCAGGTGCAGAAGCCTCCGCGGCACGGCGCGGTGCACGGCGGGCCGGGGGAGATGGCCGCCATGATCGAGGTGAAGAAGGACGAGGCCGACCACGACGGCGCAGGCCCGCCCTACGACACGCTGCACATCTACGGCTACGAGGGCTCCGAGTCCATCGCCGAGTCCCTCAGCTCTCTGGGCACCGATTCATCCGACTCGGACGTCGATTACGACTTCCTCAACGACTGGGGCCCCAGGTTCAAGATGCTGGCGGAGCTGTACCGCTCAGACCCCCAGGTGGAGCTGGTGTACTAG